In Maridesulfovibrio sp., a single genomic region encodes these proteins:
- a CDS encoding DNA-directed RNA polymerase subunit alpha, which produces MLIQDGDKLINTRNWAELVKPEQLVRDPKSNELYGKFICEPLERGFGTTIGNSLRRVLLSCMQGAAAVAVKIEGVQHEFTTIEGVMEDVTEIVLNIKQIRFAMTTDEPQFLTLKVNKQGAVTAADIQENQNVKVLNPEQIIATLSEQMDMEMTFEIRMGKGYVPADMHEGLVNEIGHIILDSSFSPIRKVAYNVEQARVGQMTNYDKLVLEVYTDGSVTPEDAIAYSAKILKEQLSVFINFDEMGSEQEESKESNLDLNPNLFKSIDELELSVRATNCLKAANIRIVGELVQRTEQTMLKTKNFGRKSLDEIRRVLDSMELKFGMVLEDFDKKHQEWLKRKEKNEA; this is translated from the coding sequence ATGCTTATTCAAGACGGTGACAAACTCATCAACACCCGCAACTGGGCCGAGCTGGTTAAGCCGGAACAGCTTGTGCGTGACCCCAAGTCAAACGAGCTTTACGGTAAGTTCATTTGTGAACCCCTGGAGCGCGGATTTGGCACAACCATCGGTAACTCTCTGAGAAGAGTACTGCTCTCCTGCATGCAGGGTGCAGCCGCGGTTGCTGTGAAGATTGAAGGCGTACAGCACGAATTCACCACCATCGAAGGTGTAATGGAGGACGTGACTGAGATCGTTCTGAACATCAAACAGATCAGATTCGCAATGACTACCGATGAACCTCAGTTTCTTACCCTTAAGGTAAACAAACAGGGGGCCGTCACCGCAGCTGATATTCAGGAAAACCAGAACGTCAAAGTCCTCAATCCTGAGCAGATTATCGCGACTCTTTCCGAGCAGATGGACATGGAAATGACTTTCGAGATCCGCATGGGCAAGGGTTATGTTCCTGCCGATATGCATGAGGGTCTTGTCAATGAAATCGGTCACATCATTCTCGATTCGAGCTTTTCTCCGATCCGCAAGGTAGCGTACAACGTGGAACAGGCTCGTGTCGGTCAGATGACCAACTATGACAAGCTCGTTCTTGAAGTTTACACTGACGGTTCCGTAACTCCCGAGGATGCTATCGCTTACAGCGCCAAAATCCTCAAGGAGCAGCTTTCCGTATTCATCAACTTTGATGAAATGGGATCTGAACAGGAAGAGTCCAAGGAAAGCAACCTCGACCTGAACCCCAATCTGTTCAAATCTATTGACGAACTCGAACTGTCCGTTCGTGCAACCAACTGTCTCAAGGCTGCCAATATCCGTATTGTCGGCGAACTTGTGCAGCGCACCGAGCAGACGATGCTCAAGACCAAGAATTTCGGCCGTAAATCTCTGGACGAAATCCGCAGGGTCCTTGACAGCATGGAACTCAAGTTCGGCATGGTCCTCGAGGATTTCGATAAAAAGCATCAGGAATGGCTGAAGAGGAAAGAGAAAAATGAGGCATAA
- the rplE gene encoding 50S ribosomal protein L5 has product MTRLEKIYTDKVAPALNKEFGYKSSMEIPGIKAISLNIGLGEASQNSKLIDGAVDELTALSGQKAVVTRAKKSIAAFKLREGMPVGSRVTLRRELMWDFLDKLISFALPRVRDFRGIPDKGFDGRGNFTLGIKELTIFPEIQLDRVEVTKGMNVTIVTSAKTDKEGKMLLELLGMPFKK; this is encoded by the coding sequence ATGACACGTCTCGAAAAAATATACACGGACAAGGTCGCCCCGGCTCTCAACAAGGAGTTCGGGTACAAGAGTTCGATGGAGATTCCCGGTATCAAGGCAATCTCTCTCAATATCGGACTCGGTGAAGCAAGCCAGAACTCAAAGCTCATTGATGGCGCTGTTGATGAACTGACCGCACTTTCCGGTCAGAAAGCAGTTGTCACCAGAGCGAAAAAGTCAATTGCAGCTTTTAAACTGCGCGAAGGAATGCCCGTTGGTTCCCGTGTGACTCTCCGTAGAGAGCTCATGTGGGACTTCCTGGACAAGCTTATCAGCTTTGCACTTCCCCGCGTCCGCGACTTTCGCGGAATTCCTGACAAGGGCTTCGATGGCCGCGGCAACTTCACCCTCGGAATCAAGGAACTGACTATCTTTCCTGAGATTCAGCTCGACAGAGTCGAGGTAACCAAAGGGATGAACGTGACTATCGTCACCTCCGCTAAAACAGACAAAGAAGGCAAGATGCTCCTCGAGCTTCTTGGTATGCCCTTCAAGAAATAG
- the rpmJ gene encoding 50S ribosomal protein L36 — MKVRPSVKKICPKCKVIRRKGVLRVICENPRHKQRQG; from the coding sequence ATGAAAGTAAGACCATCTGTTAAGAAGATTTGTCCCAAATGCAAAGTAATCAGACGCAAGGGCGTGCTGAGGGTTATTTGTGAAAACCCCAGACACAAACAGCGTCAAGGATAG
- the rplX gene encoding 50S ribosomal protein L24 yields the protein MNKIHVDDKVMVIAGKDKGKIGKVLKISRKKDTVLIEQVNMVSRHTKPNPYANQPGGIVEKEAPVHISNVQVVCPSCTKATRVGVRETEDGKNVRFCKKCNEIID from the coding sequence ATGAACAAGATACATGTTGATGACAAAGTTATGGTCATCGCCGGCAAGGATAAGGGGAAGATCGGTAAGGTCCTCAAGATCAGCCGCAAGAAGGACACTGTCCTTATTGAGCAGGTAAACATGGTTTCAAGGCACACCAAGCCTAATCCCTATGCTAACCAGCCCGGCGGCATCGTTGAGAAAGAAGCCCCTGTTCACATTTCCAACGTACAGGTCGTGTGCCCCTCGTGCACCAAGGCCACCAGAGTTGGAGTTCGTGAGACCGAAGACGGAAAGAATGTCCGTTTTTGTAAAAAATGTAACGAAATCATCGACTAG
- the rpmD gene encoding 50S ribosomal protein L30, giving the protein MLKVKLVRSKIGCTPKQRATLKAMGLRKIRQEKSFDDTSSTRGMISKVEHLVEVTKS; this is encoded by the coding sequence ATGCTTAAGGTTAAACTCGTACGCAGCAAGATCGGCTGCACTCCCAAACAGCGTGCCACTCTGAAGGCTATGGGACTGCGGAAGATCCGGCAGGAAAAGAGCTTCGATGACACTTCCTCCACCAGAGGGATGATCAGCAAAGTTGAGCACCTTGTGGAGGTAACCAAATCATGA
- the rpsE gene encoding 30S ribosomal protein S5, giving the protein MEQNDLGLIEKIVYLNRVAKVVKGGRRFSFSALVVVGDGKGQVGFGLGKANEVPEAIRKASEKARKEMIAVPLLDGTLPYEVLGRYGAGRVMLKPASKGTGIIAGGPVRAVLEVVGVHDILTKAIGTNNPHNVLRATIAGLASLRSADEVSQLRGKTVVTPRK; this is encoded by the coding sequence ATGGAACAGAATGATCTGGGTCTGATTGAAAAAATCGTTTATCTCAACCGAGTCGCTAAAGTTGTGAAGGGTGGTAGAAGGTTTTCCTTCAGTGCCCTGGTTGTGGTAGGTGACGGTAAAGGTCAGGTCGGTTTCGGACTTGGTAAGGCTAACGAAGTTCCTGAAGCTATCAGGAAAGCTTCCGAAAAAGCCCGCAAGGAAATGATTGCCGTTCCTCTTCTGGACGGAACACTTCCTTACGAAGTCCTCGGCCGCTACGGTGCAGGACGCGTTATGCTCAAGCCCGCATCTAAAGGTACCGGTATTATTGCCGGCGGTCCTGTGCGTGCGGTACTTGAAGTCGTGGGCGTACACGATATCCTTACCAAGGCTATCGGCACCAACAACCCGCATAATGTCCTTCGCGCGACTATCGCCGGACTTGCTTCCCTTCGCAGTGCTGACGAAGTTTCTCAGCTCCGCGGGAAGACAGTTGTGACTCCCAGAAAGTAG
- a CDS encoding selenium metabolism-associated LysR family transcriptional regulator, with protein sequence MDLRRLEAFCKVYELKSFSKAGKELFLSQPTISAHISTLEEELGVQLFDRLGRSIMATQAGEVLYRNAKDIYGLIDKAQSEINILRDKVVGDLEIGGSTIPSHYLLPEILYNYCKKYPDVSVHLSVGDTNEIIQKIRSGELILGVVGAKLDIPNLEFFPILRDELVIVAPPVLVSNYDGIDDIQLLAELPWVMREGGSGTRKALETGLSELGTSVRDLNVTVWVESTQAVVQCVRAGLGVSVTSKLAAQSLIDSGELVHIKGLPLNLERSFYLAHLEGREFFPAVRYFIDHVKRSSFKI encoded by the coding sequence ATGGACTTACGTAGACTGGAAGCGTTCTGCAAGGTTTATGAACTGAAGAGTTTTTCAAAGGCAGGAAAGGAACTTTTTCTTTCTCAGCCGACAATCAGTGCTCATATCTCAACCCTTGAGGAAGAACTTGGCGTGCAACTGTTTGATCGTCTAGGTCGTTCTATTATGGCTACCCAGGCCGGAGAAGTTCTTTACCGCAACGCCAAGGATATTTATGGGTTGATTGACAAGGCCCAGTCTGAAATCAATATTCTTCGCGACAAGGTTGTTGGAGATCTTGAAATCGGTGGAAGCACAATTCCCTCTCACTACCTGCTGCCGGAAATTCTTTATAATTACTGCAAGAAATATCCTGATGTAAGTGTCCATCTTTCGGTTGGGGATACTAACGAAATCATACAGAAGATTCGGTCCGGAGAGCTTATTCTCGGCGTTGTAGGCGCCAAGCTGGATATACCCAACCTTGAGTTTTTCCCCATACTGCGTGATGAGCTTGTTATTGTTGCTCCTCCGGTACTGGTCAGCAATTATGACGGGATTGACGATATTCAATTGCTTGCGGAACTTCCCTGGGTAATGCGTGAAGGCGGTTCAGGTACCCGCAAGGCCCTTGAAACAGGTTTGTCCGAGCTCGGAACCAGTGTGCGCGATCTTAATGTCACTGTATGGGTGGAATCTACCCAGGCTGTGGTTCAGTGCGTACGGGCCGGTCTTGGAGTCAGCGTTACTTCAAAACTTGCAGCCCAATCCCTGATTGATTCAGGTGAGCTTGTTCACATTAAGGGACTGCCGCTTAATCTTGAGCGCAGTTTTTACCTAGCGCATCTTGAAGGGCGCGAATTTTTCCCTGCCGTCCGCTATTTTATTGACCACGTTAAACGTTCATCGTTTAAAATTTAG
- the rpsM gene encoding 30S ribosomal protein S13 has product MARIAGVDLPRNKRLDIALTYIYGVGRTTALKILDTVGIDWTISTDDLSGEQVNTIRKELEDNYKVEGDLRRDQIADIKRLMDIGCYRGLRHRRGLPVRGQSSKTNARTRKGPRRSVMSRKKK; this is encoded by the coding sequence GTGGCTCGTATCGCTGGAGTAGACCTTCCGAGAAACAAGCGTTTGGATATTGCATTGACTTACATCTACGGTGTAGGTCGGACTACCGCTCTCAAGATCCTTGATACCGTGGGTATCGACTGGACCATCTCTACCGATGATCTCAGTGGCGAACAGGTTAATACCATCCGTAAGGAACTTGAAGATAATTACAAAGTTGAGGGTGACCTCCGCCGTGATCAGATCGCTGACATCAAGCGTCTCATGGATATCGGTTGTTACCGCGGACTTCGCCATCGTCGTGGACTGCCTGTTCGTGGTCAGAGTTCCAAGACCAACGCAAGAACTCGCAAGGGTCCCCGTCGCTCTGTAATGAGCAGGAAGAAGAAATAA
- the map gene encoding type I methionyl aminopeptidase → MKKYRGIYLKNDKEIGLMREANRLVSKILDMLGEAIRPGITTMDLEKIACKACDDFDVKPAFKGYHGFPFALCCSVNEEIVHGFPSDKRILNVGDIVSIDMGVIFQGFYGDSARTYPVGDVSDEISRLLDVTRESLMLGIKQAIPGNNLYDISKAVQDYAEAEGFGVVRRFVGHGIGRNLHEKPEVPNFVPSGLPGVQLKSGMVLAIEPMVTQGSYDIEILEDRWTAVTKDRKLSAHFEHTVAVTVDGPVILSLS, encoded by the coding sequence TTGAAAAAGTACAGAGGTATCTACCTCAAAAATGACAAGGAGATTGGCCTCATGCGTGAGGCCAATCGTCTTGTTTCCAAGATACTGGATATGCTCGGTGAAGCCATTCGTCCGGGTATAACTACGATGGATCTGGAAAAGATCGCCTGCAAAGCCTGCGATGACTTTGATGTCAAGCCGGCTTTTAAAGGTTATCACGGCTTCCCGTTTGCACTGTGCTGTTCCGTGAACGAGGAGATTGTGCACGGATTTCCTTCCGACAAACGGATTTTGAATGTCGGCGATATCGTAAGTATCGATATGGGCGTCATCTTTCAGGGTTTCTACGGCGATTCAGCCCGTACTTATCCTGTTGGGGATGTTTCCGATGAAATTTCTCGTCTCCTGGATGTCACCCGCGAGTCCCTGATGCTCGGCATCAAGCAGGCAATCCCCGGAAACAACCTTTATGATATTTCAAAAGCGGTTCAGGATTACGCAGAAGCCGAAGGGTTCGGTGTGGTAAGAAGGTTTGTGGGGCACGGCATCGGCCGGAACCTGCACGAAAAACCGGAAGTACCCAATTTTGTCCCTTCAGGACTTCCCGGAGTCCAGCTCAAGAGCGGAATGGTTTTGGCCATAGAACCGATGGTCACTCAAGGCAGCTATGATATCGAGATTCTCGAAGATCGCTGGACTGCCGTTACCAAGGACAGGAAGCTGTCCGCGCATTTTGAGCACACAGTTGCCGTAACCGTTGACGGACCGGTAATTTTAAGTCTGTCCTGA
- a CDS encoding type Z 30S ribosomal protein S14, protein MARTALKVKAKRKPKFKVREYNRCPICGRPRAFLRKYGICRICFREKALAGELPGVRKASW, encoded by the coding sequence TTGGCCAGGACAGCTTTAAAAGTTAAGGCAAAACGTAAGCCGAAGTTCAAGGTACGCGAATACAACAGATGTCCCATCTGCGGACGTCCTCGCGCATTCCTGCGCAAATACGGCATCTGCCGTATCTGCTTCAGGGAAAAGGCCCTTGCGGGTGAACTTCCCGGCGTGCGTAAAGCCAGCTGGTAA
- the secY gene encoding preprotein translocase subunit SecY: MALSGVDNLSRMPELKKKIFWTFLLLAVYRVGIHIPVPGVDSSALADFFESVSNTLFGLFDMFSGGGLRNLSIFALGIMPYISASIIIQLLNVVSPELKRLSQEGAQGRKKITQYTRYGTVLITIVQGFGIAIGLESMTSPTGAPIVLHAGWSFRLITILTLTAGTVFLMWLGEQMTEKGIGNGISMIIFAGIVAGLPRAIFNTVRLMQAGEITLFLLLFVMVFMIAILAFIVFMERGQRRVPIHYAKRMMGRKMMGGQTTHLPLRINTAGVIPPIFASSILMFPATLANFFPKNEVLSQVSAYFRPDAIIYNVIYISLIIFFCYFYTAIIFDPKGIAENIQKQGGFIPGIRPGAKTREYIDRVLARITLWGSLYVAAICVLPMIMISQLNVPFYFGGTALLIVVGVAMDFMGKIESYMISRQYEGLMGKGSKLKGR, translated from the coding sequence GTGGCATTGTCTGGCGTTGATAATCTTTCCCGCATGCCGGAACTGAAGAAAAAGATCTTCTGGACTTTTCTTCTTCTGGCTGTCTACCGGGTCGGGATTCATATCCCGGTCCCGGGCGTAGACAGTTCAGCATTGGCCGATTTTTTTGAGAGTGTTTCCAACACTCTCTTCGGCCTTTTTGACATGTTTTCCGGTGGCGGGTTGCGTAACTTGTCCATATTCGCGTTAGGGATCATGCCCTATATCTCCGCGTCTATCATCATCCAACTTCTTAATGTAGTTAGTCCTGAACTCAAGCGGCTTAGTCAGGAAGGGGCTCAAGGACGCAAGAAGATCACCCAGTACACCAGGTACGGCACCGTACTGATTACAATCGTTCAAGGCTTCGGTATCGCTATCGGCCTTGAAAGCATGACCAGTCCGACAGGTGCTCCTATTGTGCTGCATGCAGGATGGTCTTTCAGACTGATAACCATCCTGACCCTCACTGCAGGGACCGTCTTCCTGATGTGGCTCGGTGAACAGATGACCGAGAAAGGTATCGGAAACGGAATTTCCATGATTATTTTTGCCGGTATTGTTGCCGGGTTGCCCCGTGCGATCTTCAATACCGTCAGACTTATGCAGGCAGGGGAAATAACCCTTTTCCTGCTTTTGTTTGTAATGGTTTTCATGATAGCCATTCTGGCATTTATCGTATTCATGGAACGCGGACAGCGAAGGGTTCCAATTCATTATGCCAAGCGAATGATGGGACGCAAGATGATGGGTGGACAGACCACTCATCTTCCTTTGAGAATCAACACCGCAGGTGTTATTCCCCCCATTTTTGCTTCAAGTATTCTGATGTTCCCCGCAACTCTGGCGAACTTCTTCCCCAAGAATGAAGTTCTTTCCCAGGTTTCCGCATACTTCAGACCTGATGCCATAATTTATAATGTTATTTACATCTCCCTGATCATATTTTTCTGTTACTTCTACACCGCGATCATTTTTGATCCCAAAGGAATTGCAGAGAATATTCAGAAGCAGGGAGGTTTTATCCCCGGAATCCGTCCCGGCGCCAAGACTCGCGAGTACATAGACCGCGTTCTTGCCAGGATTACTCTCTGGGGTTCTCTGTACGTGGCTGCTATCTGCGTACTGCCCATGATCATGATCTCCCAGTTGAATGTCCCGTTCTACTTCGGTGGAACCGCACTGCTGATTGTTGTAGGTGTTGCAATGGACTTTATGGGTAAGATTGAATCCTACATGATTTCGCGTCAATATGAAGGACTCATGGGTAAGGGCAGCAAACTCAAGGGCAGGTAG
- the rpsD gene encoding 30S ribosomal protein S4: MARYTKAKCRLCRREGEKLFIKGDRCFTDKCSYERRPYAPGIAGRMRKKMSDYAVQLREKQKVRRMYGILEGQFRSYFHRADSMKGVTGANLLMLLETRLDNTVYRLGFANSRDQARQLVRHGIFKLNGRRVNIPSMQVKPGDVVEVREEARKIPVIMEAQEVIARRGCPEWLASDGANFKGEVKAMPTREDIQFPINEQLIVELYSK; the protein is encoded by the coding sequence TTGGCCAGATATACTAAAGCAAAATGCAGACTGTGCCGCCGTGAAGGTGAAAAGCTTTTCATCAAAGGCGACCGCTGCTTTACCGATAAGTGCTCTTATGAACGTCGTCCTTATGCTCCCGGTATTGCCGGTCGCATGAGAAAGAAAATGAGTGACTACGCCGTTCAGCTTCGTGAGAAGCAGAAAGTTCGTCGTATGTACGGTATCCTTGAAGGACAGTTCCGCAGCTATTTTCATCGCGCGGACTCCATGAAAGGTGTTACCGGCGCCAACCTGCTCATGCTTCTTGAAACCCGCCTTGATAACACCGTTTATCGTCTCGGTTTCGCCAACTCTCGCGATCAGGCTCGCCAGCTCGTGAGACACGGTATCTTCAAACTGAACGGCAGACGTGTTAACATTCCTTCCATGCAGGTAAAACCCGGTGATGTTGTGGAGGTTCGTGAAGAAGCCCGCAAGATTCCCGTTATCATGGAAGCTCAGGAAGTTATCGCACGCCGTGGCTGCCCCGAATGGCTTGCCTCCGACGGTGCAAACTTCAAAGGTGAAGTTAAAGCGATGCCGACAAGGGAAGATATCCAGTTCCCTATCAACGAACAGCTGATTGTCGAGCTGTACTCCAAATAA
- the rpsH gene encoding 30S ribosomal protein S8 produces MPVVDPIADMLTRIRNAHGAYHKSVCIPGSNIKTAIAGILKEEGYISDFETEGRDISLTLKYVDGKALISGMKKISKPGRRVFVGVEDIPSVLNGLGICILSTSKGVVDGAKAKELNVGGELLCEIW; encoded by the coding sequence ATGCCTGTTGTCGATCCTATCGCCGATATGCTGACCCGCATTCGTAATGCTCACGGTGCTTATCACAAGTCCGTCTGCATTCCCGGGTCCAATATCAAAACAGCTATCGCCGGGATTCTTAAGGAAGAAGGCTACATCTCCGACTTCGAAACCGAAGGTCGCGATATCAGCCTCACCCTTAAGTATGTTGATGGAAAAGCCCTTATCAGCGGCATGAAGAAAATCAGCAAGCCCGGACGTCGCGTTTTCGTAGGCGTTGAAGATATTCCCTCCGTTCTCAACGGACTTGGGATTTGTATACTTTCCACATCCAAGGGTGTAGTTGACGGCGCTAAAGCCAAAGAGCTTAACGTCGGCGGCGAACTCTTGTGCGAAATCTGGTAG
- the rpsK gene encoding 30S ribosomal protein S11 — protein sequence MARPRRSGKKKEKKNVPVGIAHVKATFNNTIITFTDLKGNVISWATSGASGFKGSRKSTPFAAQVAAETAARKAQDQGMRTVGIFVKGPGSGREAAMRAIGNVGMKVSFIRDITPIPHNGCRPPKRRRV from the coding sequence ATGGCTAGACCTCGCCGTTCCGGCAAGAAAAAAGAGAAAAAGAATGTACCGGTGGGCATCGCCCACGTTAAGGCAACATTCAACAATACCATCATTACCTTTACTGATCTGAAAGGTAACGTCATCAGCTGGGCAACTTCCGGCGCTTCCGGTTTCAAGGGTTCCAGAAAGTCGACCCCTTTTGCTGCACAGGTAGCTGCTGAAACCGCTGCTAGAAAAGCTCAGGACCAGGGTATGCGTACCGTTGGTATTTTCGTCAAAGGCCCCGGCTCCGGTCGCGAAGCAGCAATGCGCGCAATCGGTAACGTCGGTATGAAGGTCAGCTTCATTCGCGATATCACACCCATCCCGCACAACGGCTGTCGTCCGCCGAAACGCCGCAGGGTCTAA
- the rplO gene encoding 50S ribosomal protein L15 — translation MRLHEIYPFEEERKNRKRVGRGGGSGWGGTSGKGHKGQNARSGGGVPAWFEGGQMPLARRLPKRGFKNPFREEYASLNVGQILGAFEGKTEITLDDIYERGLCKKGALVKVLGMGEVSGAVTIEAHRFSASAAEKITKAGGTAKALEG, via the coding sequence ATGAGGCTGCACGAAATATATCCGTTCGAAGAAGAACGTAAAAATCGCAAGCGCGTAGGTCGCGGCGGTGGCTCCGGCTGGGGTGGAACCTCCGGCAAGGGTCATAAAGGACAGAACGCCCGCTCCGGCGGTGGTGTTCCGGCCTGGTTTGAAGGCGGTCAGATGCCTTTGGCCCGTCGTCTGCCCAAGCGCGGTTTCAAGAACCCCTTCCGTGAAGAGTATGCATCTCTTAACGTAGGTCAGATTCTTGGAGCTTTCGAAGGCAAAACCGAAATCACCCTTGATGACATTTACGAAAGAGGTCTTTGCAAAAAAGGCGCTCTGGTAAAAGTTCTCGGTATGGGTGAAGTAAGTGGCGCGGTAACCATAGAGGCTCATCGCTTCAGCGCGTCCGCAGCTGAAAAGATCACAAAGGCCGGTGGTACGGCTAAAGCCCTGGAAGGATAA
- the rplR gene encoding 50S ribosomal protein L18: MKMTKEQARRRKKIRIRKKISGTANRPRLVVFRSNKYIYAQLVDDLIGKTVTASSSKALAKDGEAVKLTCETAAAVGKDIAAKAKELNIEQVVFDRSGYIYHGRVKALADGAREGGLKF; the protein is encoded by the coding sequence ATGAAAATGACTAAAGAACAGGCAAGACGCCGCAAAAAGATCCGTATCCGCAAAAAAATCAGCGGAACCGCGAATCGCCCGCGTCTTGTAGTTTTCCGTTCAAATAAGTACATCTACGCTCAGCTCGTGGATGATCTCATTGGCAAAACCGTGACCGCTTCTTCTTCAAAGGCTCTCGCCAAAGACGGCGAAGCAGTGAAGCTTACCTGCGAAACTGCTGCTGCCGTAGGCAAGGACATCGCAGCCAAGGCTAAGGAACTCAATATAGAGCAGGTCGTATTCGACCGTAGCGGTTATATATATCACGGCAGGGTTAAGGCCCTTGCAGACGGCGCTCGTGAGGGTGGCCTGAAATTCTAA
- the rplQ gene encoding 50S ribosomal protein L17 produces the protein MRHKKSGRKFNRSNSHRKAMLRNMVRSLLTYEHIRTTEPKAKELRSSVEKLITLALRNDLHSRRLAYKTLENHGLVKRLFDEIGPRYNGGGGGYTRIIKLADPRKGDCAPMCIIELTKRATAEAAVEAPVAEAPAEEAEA, from the coding sequence ATGAGGCATAAAAAGTCCGGAAGAAAGTTCAACAGGAGCAATTCCCACAGGAAGGCCATGCTGAGAAACATGGTCCGTTCACTGCTGACCTATGAACATATCCGTACCACCGAGCCCAAGGCAAAGGAACTGAGAAGCTCCGTTGAAAAGCTGATCACCCTTGCTCTTCGCAATGACCTGCATTCTCGCCGTCTTGCATACAAGACTCTTGAGAACCACGGTCTTGTAAAAAGGCTTTTCGATGAAATCGGTCCCCGCTACAACGGCGGAGGCGGTGGTTACACCCGTATCATCAAGCTTGCCGATCCCCGTAAAGGTGACTGCGCTCCCATGTGCATCATCGAACTCACCAAGAGAGCAACTGCCGAAGCCGCTGTTGAAGCGCCGGTAGCAGAAGCTCCTGCTGAGGAAGCGGAAGCATAG
- the rplF gene encoding 50S ribosomal protein L6 has product MSRIGKKPIEIPAGVEVTVGAEVVSVKGPKGTITTPVHPMVSFNVADNAVEVKRSGDTRQERAQHGLHRSLLSNCIEGVTKGFSKTLEVVGVGYKVGVQGKNVVLNVGFSHPVNFELPAGIEATAEGNTKLTISGIDKQMVGEVAAQLRRVRPPEPYKGKGVKYIDEQIRRKAGKSGKK; this is encoded by the coding sequence ATGTCCAGAATTGGAAAAAAACCTATTGAAATACCTGCCGGAGTGGAAGTTACCGTTGGTGCCGAAGTGGTTTCCGTTAAGGGCCCCAAAGGTACCATCACCACCCCGGTACACCCCATGGTCAGCTTCAATGTAGCTGACAATGCGGTCGAGGTGAAGAGGTCTGGCGATACCCGTCAGGAACGTGCTCAGCACGGACTGCACCGCTCCCTGCTTTCCAACTGCATTGAAGGAGTCACCAAAGGCTTCTCCAAGACTTTGGAAGTGGTCGGTGTCGGTTATAAAGTTGGCGTACAGGGTAAAAACGTCGTTCTCAACGTCGGTTTCTCCCACCCTGTCAACTTTGAATTGCCTGCTGGGATTGAAGCCACTGCCGAGGGCAACACCAAACTGACCATCAGCGGTATTGACAAGCAGATGGTCGGTGAAGTCGCCGCTCAGCTTCGTCGTGTACGTCCGCCCGAACCTTACAAAGGCAAGGGTGTCAAGTACATTGATGAACAGATCAGACGTAAAGCCGGTAAGTCCGGTAAAAAGTAG